In Blastopirellula marina, a single genomic region encodes these proteins:
- a CDS encoding sialidase family protein produces MLRECALLTLLVSFLLPCEMFADEIVDLGKASPEEARERELATLREVADLALLPPRINTNPAEEYHVRNLHYGMTIGIERTPKGRLFAAWIGEEDGPKSYMLIAKSDDDGHTWSDPVLVIDSRKKHLPIPRTVIIGNLWTDPMGRLWLFFDQTMNHFDGRGGLWCTRCDNPDADQLVWTEPRRIWDGSMLNKPMVNSKGEWIVFAQLLQSQGIGPFAAGVFHELDPIRGANILVSTDQGETWTRRGNVQFPEPDWIEHRAIERKDGSLWMLARTRRGAMLTISNDMGATWSEPVFPPQIKHPAARFHLRKLASGSWLLVKHGKTIGSNTGRSHLSAWLSDDEGQTWIGGLMLDERTGVSYPDGFQAPDGSIYISYDWERSKKGHILFAKFTEADIRAGKLVSDGSRLQQPIMIPGKLNPKD; encoded by the coding sequence ATGCTGCGTGAATGTGCGCTGTTAACGCTGTTGGTTTCGTTCTTGTTGCCCTGTGAGATGTTCGCGGACGAGATTGTCGATCTCGGTAAGGCTTCTCCTGAAGAGGCACGCGAGCGCGAGTTGGCCACGCTGCGCGAAGTCGCAGATCTCGCACTCTTGCCACCACGGATAAATACGAATCCAGCGGAAGAGTATCACGTTCGAAATCTTCACTATGGAATGACGATCGGCATTGAACGCACGCCGAAAGGTCGTTTGTTCGCGGCCTGGATCGGCGAAGAAGATGGACCGAAGTCATACATGCTAATTGCCAAAAGTGACGATGATGGGCACACATGGAGTGACCCGGTTCTGGTGATTGATAGTCGCAAGAAACATTTGCCGATTCCGCGGACCGTAATTATCGGCAATTTATGGACTGACCCTATGGGAAGGCTGTGGCTCTTCTTCGATCAAACGATGAATCATTTCGATGGGCGAGGGGGGTTGTGGTGTACTCGCTGCGATAACCCTGATGCCGATCAACTTGTATGGACCGAGCCGCGAAGAATCTGGGATGGCTCGATGCTGAACAAGCCAATGGTGAACTCGAAGGGAGAATGGATCGTCTTTGCCCAGTTGCTGCAGAGCCAAGGTATCGGTCCCTTTGCGGCAGGCGTCTTTCATGAACTCGATCCGATTCGTGGAGCGAATATCCTGGTCTCGACTGATCAAGGAGAAACCTGGACGCGTCGCGGCAATGTCCAGTTTCCCGAGCCTGATTGGATCGAACATCGTGCGATCGAGCGGAAAGATGGTTCGTTATGGATGTTGGCACGAACGCGTCGTGGCGCGATGCTCACGATTTCCAACGATATGGGAGCCACATGGTCAGAGCCCGTGTTTCCTCCGCAAATCAAGCACCCGGCAGCTCGGTTTCATCTGCGTAAGCTGGCCTCAGGAAGTTGGCTGCTGGTGAAGCATGGCAAGACGATCGGCTCGAACACCGGACGCAGTCACCTTTCGGCGTGGCTATCCGACGACGAGGGGCAAACTTGGATCGGTGGCTTGATGTTGGATGAACGAACGGGCGTTTCCTACCCCGATGGTTTTCAGGCACCGGACGGCTCGATCTACATTTCTTATGACTGGGAGCGGAGCAAGAAGGGGCATATCCTTTTCGCCAAATTCACCGAAGCCGACATTCGGGCCGGCAAGCTTGTCAGCGATGGCTCGCGTTTGCAGCAGCCGATCATGATCCCAGGGAAGTTGAATCCCAAGGATTAA
- the panC gene encoding pantoate--beta-alanine ligase: MTSQPRVFYDPAQLRAEIRQAQADGKRVGLVPTMGALHPGHLSLVAQSQKSCDLTVVTIFVNPSQFAPGEDFAKYPRTLDADLQLLSEFDPVWVLVPEVDAMYPPGSTTVVKAPEIALPLEGTFRPIHFDGVATIVLKLFQVAPADAAFFGQKDFQQVRVIEEMVRDLLVPIEIVRCPIIREADGLAMSSRNRYLSPEEREIALSISRSLHEAAQQIAGGEADAQLMRGKIEQALHEAGIGEIDYVSIACPRTLKSVETIEGDVVILVAARVGTTRLIDNVLVPFPVSQ, from the coding sequence ATGACGTCTCAACCTCGCGTCTTCTATGATCCAGCTCAGCTGCGTGCTGAAATTCGCCAGGCGCAAGCCGACGGAAAACGCGTCGGGCTGGTTCCGACGATGGGGGCCCTTCATCCTGGGCACCTAAGTCTTGTTGCCCAGTCTCAGAAGTCTTGCGATCTGACGGTCGTCACGATCTTCGTGAACCCCTCTCAGTTTGCTCCTGGCGAAGACTTTGCGAAGTATCCGCGAACGTTGGATGCGGATTTGCAGTTGCTGTCAGAGTTCGACCCGGTATGGGTGCTGGTCCCGGAAGTGGATGCGATGTACCCACCGGGAAGTACCACGGTGGTGAAAGCCCCCGAGATCGCCCTGCCGCTGGAAGGAACGTTCCGCCCGATTCATTTCGATGGGGTCGCGACCATCGTGCTCAAGCTATTTCAAGTAGCCCCTGCCGATGCGGCTTTCTTTGGCCAAAAGGACTTTCAGCAGGTTCGGGTGATTGAAGAGATGGTGCGTGACCTGCTAGTCCCGATCGAGATCGTCCGCTGTCCGATCATTCGCGAGGCGGACGGGCTGGCGATGAGCTCCCGTAACCGCTATTTGTCCCCCGAAGAGCGTGAAATTGCCCTGAGTATTTCGCGAAGTTTACACGAGGCCGCTCAGCAGATTGCCGGCGGAGAGGCCGATGCCCAGTTGATGCGGGGTAAAATAGAGCAGGCTCTTCACGAGGCAGGGATTGGTGAGATTGATTACGTTTCAATTGCCTGCCCCCGTACACTGAAATCAGTGGAGACAATCGAGGGGGATGTCGTTATCCTGGTGGCTGCCAGGGTCGGAACCACCCGGTTGATCGACAACGTGCTTGTACCTTTCCCCGTCTCCCAATAG
- a CDS encoding cupin domain-containing protein: MPIHIPAPAVIQAAGNKPKVIQEFVGRVNSKTDSVSIARMVSPCGWGEPGQTPEFDEYTVVLKGALTVESKEGVQVVSAGQAIITKKGEWIRYSSPHSDGAEYIAVCLPAFSPETVQRDTE; the protein is encoded by the coding sequence ATGCCCATTCATATTCCTGCCCCTGCCGTTATCCAGGCCGCGGGGAACAAGCCCAAGGTCATTCAGGAGTTTGTCGGTCGTGTCAACTCGAAAACAGACTCGGTTAGTATCGCGCGAATGGTCAGTCCGTGCGGCTGGGGCGAGCCGGGGCAGACGCCTGAGTTTGATGAATACACGGTGGTGCTCAAAGGGGCGTTAACCGTCGAGTCGAAAGAAGGTGTCCAGGTGGTTTCGGCTGGTCAGGCAATAATTACAAAAAAAGGCGAATGGATTCGCTACAGTAGTCCTCATTCCGATGGTGCGGAATATATCGCCGTTTGTTTGCCGGCATTCTCCCCCGAAACCGTCCAGCGAGATACCGAGTAA
- a CDS encoding DUF1501 domain-containing protein, with protein MIRPFWNLVAGRDGVSHRRAFLKQLMIGATAGTLTLSWRDMMIARASELRKTGKKMILLWMDGGPSQFETFNPKIGSKYQGPATSIATSLPGVHIAEYMPETAKMMHKIALIRSMKSGERDHFRAIKLVRSGYPINPSIQYPTWGSVVARERFDPTYDLPAFVRIGKPRITTRDINSGVLGPRYESFKIDQAGTLPEDVLTTVSEQRLRRRLDLSARLDEQFAISGGAQRVSEKQEIYEQTQRFVLSPKLEAFRLDNEPESIRDAYGRTEFGQACLLARRLVETGVSFIEVFSTGNVSDQGWDTHKNGWDENPKLANGVDQGYAMLLRDLEQRGMLEDTLVVWMGEFGRTPKFKPDGGREHYSDGWITCLSGGGVKMGQVIGATDKEGVSVSDRPVEVQDLFQTFCHVLGMNPHDEYVTDQDQPLALVKGGEVIHELF; from the coding sequence ATGATTCGCCCATTTTGGAATCTGGTTGCCGGACGAGATGGTGTCTCGCACCGCCGTGCATTCCTCAAGCAGTTGATGATTGGTGCCACCGCCGGAACGTTGACCTTGTCGTGGCGCGATATGATGATCGCCCGGGCGAGCGAATTACGTAAGACCGGCAAGAAAATGATCCTGTTGTGGATGGATGGTGGGCCAAGCCAGTTCGAAACATTCAATCCGAAGATTGGCTCGAAGTACCAAGGCCCTGCGACATCGATAGCGACCTCCCTTCCAGGCGTGCACATCGCCGAGTACATGCCGGAAACGGCAAAGATGATGCACAAGATCGCCCTGATTCGCAGCATGAAGAGCGGCGAACGCGACCACTTCCGGGCCATCAAGCTCGTGCGAAGCGGCTACCCAATCAATCCCTCTATTCAATATCCGACCTGGGGGAGCGTCGTTGCCCGGGAACGATTTGACCCAACGTACGACCTGCCTGCTTTCGTGAGAATTGGCAAGCCGCGTATCACGACTCGCGACATCAATAGCGGCGTGCTTGGTCCTCGATACGAGTCGTTCAAAATCGATCAGGCCGGGACGCTTCCCGAAGATGTTTTAACGACCGTATCTGAACAGCGTTTGCGGCGTCGCTTAGACTTGTCGGCCCGGTTGGATGAACAGTTCGCCATCAGTGGCGGTGCCCAACGTGTGAGCGAGAAGCAAGAGATCTACGAGCAAACACAGCGTTTTGTGCTCAGCCCAAAGCTAGAAGCATTTCGGCTCGACAACGAACCTGAAAGCATCCGTGATGCCTACGGTCGTACCGAATTCGGTCAGGCCTGTTTGCTGGCTCGCCGACTCGTGGAAACAGGCGTCAGCTTTATTGAAGTCTTCAGCACCGGGAACGTCAGCGATCAAGGGTGGGACACGCATAAGAACGGCTGGGACGAGAACCCCAAACTGGCCAATGGAGTCGACCAGGGGTACGCGATGCTTCTGCGAGACCTTGAACAACGTGGCATGCTGGAAGATACGTTGGTTGTCTGGATGGGCGAGTTTGGTCGAACTCCCAAATTCAAGCCTGACGGTGGTCGCGAGCATTACTCGGACGGTTGGATTACGTGTCTGTCTGGTGGTGGCGTAAAGATGGGACAAGTGATCGGTGCGACCGATAAAGAAGGGGTTAGTGTCTCTGACCGCCCCGTCGAAGTGCAGGATCTATTCCAGACCTTCTGTCATGTATTGGGCATGAATCCACACGATGAATATGTCACCGATCAGGACCAGCCATTGGCGCTGGTCAAAGGTGGCGAAGTGATCCACGAGTTATTCTGA
- a CDS encoding prolipoprotein diacylglyceryl transferase family protein: MQRTLFLIPVPDDLFGLPVVGMGWLLIVWGLIVAVWIFLLSRKPTFMQELIGHLPLFAIVAAAIVYVLPMLRVVEGDQVGFPVRGYGVLLVFAIVSAVGLAAYRAQQMGLNPEVIFSLAMVMIVCGVVGARLFFVIQYWENFYRPGDWQATAREIFKVTEGGIVVYGSLIGAAAAFIVYCYRKQINALALADLIAPSLMIGMFFGRLGCFMNGCCYGGLCTLPLAVQFPQGVPPQYTPPYIRHMENGAFYGLLFVENDQGQVVVANVLPDSAASKTGKFAVGDVVESIDGYPLQSEEYKPLDLLKNRFLASWMKEGPRKGTLEITLAGKGDVALHVDEMPKASLPIHPTQIYSSLNGLILCLLVLAYYPFRKADGEVIAITLGLYSIARFLLEVIRTDEYAIGGTGLTISQNVSVVIFVLAIVLFIFARFRKQPLAWPREAVPNAGS; this comes from the coding sequence GTGCAGCGTACCCTCTTCCTCATTCCCGTTCCGGACGATCTGTTCGGCCTGCCGGTGGTGGGCATGGGATGGTTGTTGATTGTGTGGGGCCTCATCGTCGCCGTCTGGATCTTCCTGCTTTCCAGGAAGCCAACCTTCATGCAGGAACTGATAGGACACCTGCCGCTGTTTGCGATCGTCGCGGCGGCTATCGTTTACGTATTGCCCATGCTGCGCGTCGTTGAAGGGGATCAAGTCGGATTTCCCGTTCGAGGATACGGCGTGTTGCTTGTGTTCGCGATTGTTTCCGCAGTGGGGTTGGCAGCCTATCGCGCGCAGCAGATGGGGCTGAATCCGGAAGTGATTTTCTCTCTAGCGATGGTCATGATTGTATGTGGCGTCGTCGGAGCACGTCTCTTTTTCGTGATTCAGTACTGGGAAAACTTCTATCGTCCAGGTGACTGGCAGGCAACCGCGCGAGAGATCTTCAAGGTGACCGAGGGGGGGATCGTGGTTTACGGTTCGCTCATTGGTGCGGCCGCTGCTTTTATCGTGTACTGCTACCGAAAGCAGATTAATGCGTTGGCTCTGGCGGACTTAATTGCCCCGAGTTTGATGATCGGGATGTTTTTCGGTCGACTGGGCTGCTTCATGAATGGCTGTTGTTACGGTGGCCTTTGCACGCTTCCTTTGGCGGTGCAGTTTCCCCAGGGCGTGCCTCCGCAGTATACGCCTCCTTACATTCGACACATGGAGAACGGCGCGTTCTACGGGCTGCTATTTGTCGAGAACGACCAAGGGCAGGTCGTTGTCGCCAATGTGTTACCCGACTCAGCGGCCAGCAAGACCGGCAAATTCGCGGTGGGGGACGTCGTCGAAAGTATCGACGGATATCCGTTACAGAGTGAAGAGTACAAGCCGCTCGATCTTTTGAAGAATCGATTCCTGGCCTCGTGGATGAAAGAAGGCCCTCGTAAAGGGACCCTGGAGATTACGTTGGCCGGCAAAGGGGACGTGGCGCTGCATGTCGACGAGATGCCCAAGGCTTCGTTGCCAATACATCCGACGCAAATCTATAGCAGTCTGAACGGCCTCATTCTGTGTCTGTTGGTATTAGCTTATTACCCTTTCCGCAAAGCGGATGGGGAGGTAATTGCAATTACCTTGGGGCTCTATTCGATTGCCCGGTTTCTGCTGGAAGTGATTCGGACCGACGAGTACGCCATCGGTGGGACGGGGCTGACGATTTCCCAGAATGTGAGCGTGGTCATCTTCGTGCTGGCGATCGTCCTGTTCATTTTCGCACGGTTTCGCAAGCAGCCACTTGCCTGGCCGCGAGAAGCGGTGCCTAATGCAGGATCTTAG
- the ribD gene encoding bifunctional diaminohydroxyphosphoribosylaminopyrimidine deaminase/5-amino-6-(5-phosphoribosylamino)uracil reductase RibD — protein MAIADDDQRFMRRALDLAERGRGFVEPNPMVGCVIVKDGQIVGEGFHERFGGPHAEINAIASVGGASLEGSTVYVTLEPCCHHGKTPPCTDALLKVKPARVVIAMQDPFPKVQGGGIQILASHGIQVSVGACGDDAARLNAPFAKVHQKGKPWVIAKWAMTLDGKLATASGSSKWISGEAARAEVHRIRGLCDGVMVGSGTVKLDDPLLTTRPHGPRIAARIVIDSQATLATSSRLIETIAEAPVIVAVAESARSERLERLAHAGCELVVCQGSDHADRIEHFLRQLASRGMTNVLVEGGSQLLGLLWDTQQIDEVYAFIAPKIAGGSNAISPIGGHGVSNMEEATSLVRTDLRSYQETICLHGFTDFSL, from the coding sequence ATGGCAATCGCCGACGACGACCAACGATTCATGCGGCGAGCGCTAGATCTCGCCGAGCGGGGACGCGGCTTTGTTGAACCCAACCCCATGGTCGGTTGCGTGATCGTCAAAGATGGTCAAATTGTCGGTGAAGGTTTTCATGAACGTTTTGGCGGCCCCCACGCGGAAATCAACGCGATAGCCAGTGTCGGCGGTGCTTCGCTCGAAGGAAGCACTGTCTACGTGACCTTGGAGCCATGCTGCCATCACGGCAAGACGCCTCCATGCACCGATGCTCTGCTGAAAGTAAAACCGGCGCGGGTTGTGATTGCCATGCAAGATCCCTTCCCGAAAGTGCAGGGAGGTGGCATCCAGATTCTCGCCAGCCATGGAATTCAGGTGAGCGTCGGAGCTTGCGGTGACGATGCGGCTCGCCTGAATGCTCCGTTTGCCAAAGTCCATCAAAAGGGAAAGCCATGGGTGATCGCCAAGTGGGCGATGACCCTTGATGGCAAGCTGGCCACGGCCAGCGGCAGCAGCAAGTGGATCAGTGGCGAAGCAGCCCGAGCGGAAGTGCACCGGATCCGGGGCCTGTGCGACGGAGTGATGGTGGGCAGCGGCACGGTGAAGTTGGACGATCCTTTGCTGACGACTCGCCCGCATGGTCCTCGGATCGCGGCTCGGATTGTGATCGACAGCCAAGCTACGCTCGCTACCTCGAGTCGATTGATCGAGACCATCGCCGAAGCACCGGTAATCGTCGCGGTCGCCGAATCGGCTCGTTCGGAACGCCTGGAACGTCTGGCACATGCTGGCTGCGAACTGGTCGTTTGCCAGGGGAGTGACCACGCTGACCGGATAGAGCACTTTCTTCGCCAATTGGCTTCCCGCGGCATGACCAACGTGCTGGTCGAAGGAGGAAGCCAGTTGCTGGGCCTATTGTGGGACACGCAGCAAATCGACGAAGTCTATGCGTTTATCGCACCAAAGATCGCTGGTGGAAGCAACGCGATCAGCCCGATCGGCGGTCATGGCGTATCGAACATGGAAGAAGCGACCAGCCTGGTACGGACCGATCTTCGGTCATACCAGGAAACGATCTGCCTGCACGGGTTCACCGATTTCTCACTTTAA
- a CDS encoding PVC-type heme-binding CxxCH protein, which produces MRSLILLLLFAAPVLADFPEIHNSERDKDAQPMPPKEAAASFEVPEGFSVEVVFAEPDVQNPIAMTWDAQGRLWVAENYTYDQPSMRFDRSLRDRVLYFEDTDGDGKLDKRNVFVDDVQLLTSVEVGLGGVWLMCPPQVLFVPDADHDGKPDGPAQVVLDGFTVAKDNYHNFANGLRFGPDGWLYGRCGHSCPGLIGVPGTPDERRQPMDGGIWRYHPQTKHVEVLTCGTTNPWGHDWDEHGEMFFINTVNGHLWHTIPGAHFKQAFTLDKNPHVYELIDHHADHWHFDTTGKWQDSRAGAANEFGGGHAHVGMMIYQGTNWPESYRGNLFTVNMHGMRVNQEILEREGSGYVGKHGKDILISGDPFFRGMELNTAPDGSVYMIDWSDTGECHDHTGVHRTSGRIYRIAYNAANKVPRPPAGVSYFLNPMVQQLDNNWAPRMARLVLQEKSLAGEDMGPLAELLKPMVLEKTPEQALTSQEKHDRNRLRYLWTLHVIGGTDNGMLVKLLDDKNEHLRAWAIRLLTEKWPIDGILGPVPHADSGKVRAEAIELLPKFIEMAKEDSSGLVLLTLASTLNRLPVSMRSAVAVELVQHEAYADDHNLPLMTWYGLMPVGDQKPSDLVAVAIASQWPTTTKLIARRLSEEVEKNPAPTNQLVAATKGFDAAKTNDVLTGMSEALRGWSKAPKPKDWDALATSLNDFESQSIQQKLRELGALFGDGRALDELRKLAMSNDTDMQVRQSALASLIEAKPDDLREICEKLVTTPNLNIVAARGLALYDDPTAAKLLVDNYRRFREPQRPEVLAILLSRTTSANVLLDAMEKNQVRKSDVTAFHVRQMRNLGDEALSKRVNEVWGEVRESSEEKQKAMAYWKGRLTDETLSHANMSQGRVVFEGLCAKCHRLYGEGSNIGPDLTGSNRSNLDYLLQNIIDPSAIVSADYRMTVLQMDDGRVLSGIVAEQTDRTLTLQTPTDRVTVEKDGIEAQKKTALSPMPDLQLGAEPNQPGGLLSDEQFIDLIAYLKNPAQVPLPKKN; this is translated from the coding sequence ATGCGTAGCCTGATCCTCCTGCTGCTGTTTGCCGCTCCCGTTCTGGCCGATTTTCCCGAGATTCATAACTCGGAACGGGACAAGGATGCCCAGCCAATGCCACCGAAAGAAGCGGCCGCCAGCTTTGAGGTTCCTGAAGGCTTTAGTGTCGAGGTCGTTTTTGCTGAGCCTGACGTGCAAAACCCGATCGCCATGACCTGGGATGCCCAGGGACGGCTGTGGGTGGCTGAAAACTACACCTACGACCAGCCCAGCATGCGCTTCGACCGGAGCTTGCGTGATCGGGTCCTCTATTTCGAGGACACCGACGGCGACGGAAAGCTCGACAAGCGAAACGTTTTTGTCGATGACGTCCAACTGCTGACCAGCGTCGAGGTCGGCCTCGGCGGGGTATGGCTCATGTGCCCGCCCCAAGTGCTATTCGTCCCCGATGCTGATCACGATGGCAAGCCGGATGGGCCTGCTCAGGTAGTGCTCGATGGTTTCACGGTGGCGAAGGACAACTACCACAACTTCGCCAATGGTCTGCGTTTCGGGCCTGATGGCTGGCTGTACGGCCGGTGTGGGCACTCGTGTCCGGGGCTGATCGGAGTGCCTGGTACTCCGGACGAACGGCGTCAGCCGATGGACGGCGGCATCTGGCGTTACCATCCGCAGACAAAGCACGTGGAAGTGCTGACTTGCGGGACGACTAATCCATGGGGACACGACTGGGACGAACATGGCGAAATGTTCTTCATCAACACGGTGAATGGCCATCTGTGGCATACCATTCCTGGGGCCCACTTCAAGCAGGCCTTCACGCTGGACAAGAATCCGCATGTCTACGAGCTGATCGATCACCACGCCGACCACTGGCACTTCGACACGACCGGGAAATGGCAAGACTCGCGGGCCGGAGCCGCCAACGAGTTCGGCGGTGGCCATGCCCATGTGGGGATGATGATTTACCAGGGCACGAATTGGCCGGAGTCGTATCGAGGTAACCTGTTCACCGTCAATATGCATGGGATGCGAGTGAATCAGGAAATCTTGGAGCGCGAAGGAAGCGGCTACGTCGGCAAACATGGCAAAGACATCCTGATCAGTGGCGATCCTTTCTTTCGCGGTATGGAATTGAACACCGCCCCCGATGGCAGCGTGTACATGATCGACTGGAGCGACACCGGCGAGTGCCACGACCATACTGGCGTTCACCGCACCAGCGGCCGCATTTATCGCATTGCATACAACGCCGCCAACAAGGTCCCCCGCCCGCCTGCAGGCGTCTCGTATTTTTTGAATCCCATGGTGCAGCAACTCGATAACAACTGGGCTCCCCGGATGGCACGCTTGGTGCTACAGGAGAAATCCCTCGCTGGCGAAGATATGGGGCCATTGGCTGAACTATTGAAGCCAATGGTGCTGGAAAAGACGCCTGAACAGGCACTCACCTCGCAAGAAAAACACGACCGAAATCGATTGCGCTACCTATGGACATTGCATGTTATTGGAGGCACGGACAATGGAATGCTCGTTAAGCTGTTAGATGACAAGAACGAGCATCTCCGTGCATGGGCAATTCGTTTGTTGACGGAAAAATGGCCAATTGATGGTATCCTCGGCCCAGTGCCACACGCAGATTCGGGAAAAGTTAGAGCAGAGGCAATAGAGCTTCTTCCCAAGTTCATTGAGATGGCCAAGGAGGATTCATCGGGGCTGGTATTACTGACGCTTGCATCGACTTTGAATCGGCTTCCGGTCAGCATGCGAAGTGCCGTGGCGGTGGAACTGGTGCAGCACGAAGCGTACGCCGACGATCACAACCTGCCGCTGATGACTTGGTATGGGCTTATGCCCGTTGGCGATCAGAAACCGAGCGATTTGGTAGCCGTTGCGATCGCTTCGCAGTGGCCCACAACAACCAAGTTGATTGCTCGGCGATTATCGGAAGAAGTCGAGAAAAATCCGGCTCCTACGAATCAGCTGGTCGCGGCAACGAAGGGCTTCGATGCGGCCAAAACGAATGATGTTCTTACCGGAATGAGTGAGGCACTTCGCGGCTGGTCGAAGGCCCCCAAGCCGAAAGACTGGGATGCTTTGGCTACGAGCCTGAACGATTTCGAGAGCCAGTCGATTCAACAAAAGTTGCGAGAATTGGGTGCGCTCTTTGGCGACGGCAGGGCACTCGACGAACTTCGCAAACTGGCCATGAGTAACGATACGGACATGCAAGTTCGCCAGTCGGCGCTCGCTTCGCTGATTGAAGCCAAGCCGGATGATCTGCGTGAGATCTGCGAGAAGTTGGTCACTACGCCCAATCTGAATATTGTCGCGGCCAGGGGCTTGGCACTATACGACGACCCCACGGCCGCCAAACTGTTGGTCGATAATTACCGCCGCTTCCGCGAGCCACAACGTCCCGAAGTATTAGCAATTTTGCTGTCGCGTACGACGTCGGCCAACGTGCTGTTGGATGCGATGGAAAAAAATCAGGTTCGCAAGTCGGATGTGACGGCGTTTCATGTCCGTCAGATGCGGAACCTGGGAGACGAGGCACTCTCGAAACGAGTCAACGAGGTGTGGGGAGAAGTTCGCGAATCGAGCGAAGAGAAGCAGAAAGCGATGGCTTACTGGAAGGGCCGGCTTACCGATGAGACGCTCTCGCACGCCAATATGAGCCAAGGCCGCGTTGTGTTTGAAGGACTGTGCGCCAAGTGCCACCGCCTGTATGGCGAGGGGAGCAACATTGGGCCGGATCTGACCGGCAGCAATCGCAGCAACCTCGATTACCTGCTGCAGAACATTATCGACCCCAGTGCCATCGTCAGTGCGGATTACCGGATGACGGTTCTGCAAATGGACGACGGGCGCGTGCTCAGCGGGATTGTCGCCGAGCAGACCGATCGCACACTGACGCTGCAAACGCCAACCGATCGGGTCACTGTCGAGAAAGATGGGATCGAAGCCCAGAAGAAAACGGCCCTCTCGCCAATGCCAGATCTTCAGCTGGGGGCAGAACCCAATCAACCAGGCGGCCTGCTAAGCGATGAGCAGTTCATCGATTTGATTGCCTACTTGAAGAACCCAGCTCAGGTCCCACTGCCGAAGAAAAACTAG
- the fba gene encoding class II fructose-bisphosphate aldolase (catalyzes the reversible aldol condensation of dihydroxyacetonephosphate and glyceraldehyde 3-phosphate in the Calvin cycle, glycolysis, and/or gluconeogenesis) translates to MALIPLRVLLDHAAENSYGVAAFNVNNMEQIQSIMEAAKETDSPVIVQASRGARSYSQDNYLRHLMLAASELYPEIPIVMHQDHGNSPETCMSAIENGFTSVMMDGSLKEDGKTPADYDYNVAVTKKVVEMAHAKNVSVEGELGCLGSLETGTGEAEDGHGAEGELSHDQLLTDPEEAERFVAETGVDALAVAIGTSHGAYKFTKAPTGDVLAMGRIEEIHKRLPNCHLVMHGSSSVPQELQDIINKYGGQMKQTYGVPVEEIQKGIKHGVRKINVDTDNRMAITGAIRKVLFENPAEFDPRKYLTPARDAMKQVCIDRMVAFGQAGQASKMREASLV, encoded by the coding sequence ATGGCTTTGATTCCCCTACGGGTGCTGCTGGATCACGCAGCCGAAAATTCCTATGGCGTGGCTGCTTTTAACGTCAACAACATGGAACAGATCCAGTCGATTATGGAAGCCGCCAAGGAAACGGATTCCCCAGTGATCGTTCAGGCTTCGCGTGGTGCACGTAGCTACTCGCAAGACAACTACCTCCGTCACCTGATGCTGGCCGCATCGGAACTGTACCCGGAAATTCCGATCGTCATGCACCAGGACCATGGTAACAGCCCTGAAACCTGCATGAGCGCTATCGAAAATGGCTTCACCTCGGTGATGATGGACGGTTCGCTGAAGGAAGACGGCAAGACCCCGGCCGACTACGACTACAACGTCGCCGTCACCAAGAAGGTCGTCGAAATGGCCCACGCCAAGAACGTGAGCGTTGAAGGCGAACTGGGTTGCTTGGGTTCGCTCGAAACGGGTACCGGTGAAGCCGAAGACGGCCACGGTGCTGAAGGCGAACTGAGCCACGATCAGTTGCTGACCGATCCTGAAGAAGCCGAACGCTTCGTCGCCGAAACGGGCGTCGATGCATTGGCAGTTGCTATCGGTACCAGCCACGGTGCTTACAAGTTCACCAAGGCCCCAACCGGCGACGTGCTGGCCATGGGTCGTATCGAAGAAATTCACAAGCGTTTGCCAAACTGCCACTTGGTGATGCACGGTAGCTCCAGCGTTCCGCAAGAACTGCAAGACATCATCAACAAGTACGGCGGTCAGATGAAGCAGACCTACGGCGTGCCAGTCGAAGAAATCCAGAAGGGTATCAAGCACGGCGTTCGTAAGATCAACGTCGACACCGACAACCGTATGGCCATCACTGGTGCCATTCGGAAGGTGCTCTTCGAGAACCCAGCCGAGTTCGATCCTCGCAAGTACCTGACCCCGGCTCGCGACGCCATGAAGCAGGTCTGCATCGATCGCATGGTTGCGTTCGGCCAAGCCGGACAGGCCTCGAAGATGCGTGAAGCCAGCTTGGTTTAG